A genomic window from Prunus persica cultivar Lovell chromosome G2, Prunus_persica_NCBIv2, whole genome shotgun sequence includes:
- the LOC18780246 gene encoding uncharacterized protein At3g28850 — protein MKGVKGKFLKKLKSIRPVGYLKPQDRILQVSASDGYADSYPKISDLNVQAQLVSMETEQKKMKENVLTEQEPDVIDVDELMKDLEDEESGSEDDLDDKENIRPKMKAKNSMAFKENLMRTEHNLGENRALEASEESLPGPDRGRQIPLSEIDISSFRRPDLNSGSLFDPNLLAAFQQAVMEYMKLSEAERISRRSEKQNLDSNVVEPEPEPPSNEEPLLCFEEKCVPGSSDSSVILYSTTLRGIRKTFDDCNSVRFLLESFRVVFYERDVSMHMEFREELWQVLDCKAVPPKLFIKGRYIGGAEEVLTLHEQGKLKPLFHGVPIDRSIGPCEACDGVRFVVCFKCSGSCKVIGQEGQSDKCSVCNENGLIICPLCC, from the coding sequence ATGAAGGGAGTGAAAGGAAAGTTCCTGAAGAAGTTGAAGTCAATCCGGCCTGTTGGGTATTTGAAGCCACAAGATAGAATTCTTCAGGTAAGTGCGTCAGATGGGTATGCAGATTCTTATCCCAAGATCTCAGATCTCAACGTTCAGGCCCAGTTGGTTTCCATGGAAACAGagcagaagaaaatgaaagagaacGTTTTGACCGAGCAAGAGCCTGATGTTATTGACGTCGATGAGCTTATGAAAGACCTTGAAGATGAAGAATCAGGGTCTGAGGATGATTTGGACGACAAGGAAAACATCCGGCCAAAAATGAAGGCAAAAAACTCAATGGCATTCAAGGAAAATTTGATGAGAACAGAGCACAATTTGGGGGAAAACAGAGCTCTTGAAGCTTCAGAAGAATCGTTGCCCGGGCCAGATCGTGGTAGACAAATCCCTTTGTCGGAGATTGATATCTCGTCTTTTCGCAGACCGGACTTAAATTCCGGTAGCCTCTTTGACCCGAACCTACTCGCAGCCTTTCAGCAAGCCGTGATGGAATATATGAAGTTGAGTGAAGCAGAGAGAATATCAAGAAGAAGCGAAAAACAGAATCTTGATTCCAATGTAGTTGAGCCAGAGCCGGAGCCGCCTTCAAATGAAGAACCTCTATTATGCTTTGAGGAGAAGTGTGTGCCTGGGAGTTCGGATTCATCAGTAATTCTGTACTCAACAACCCTTCGAGGTATTCGAAAGACCTTCGATGACTGCAACAGCGTTCGGTTTCTTTTGGAGAGCTTTCGGGTGGTGTTTTACGAGCGGGATGTGTCTATGCACATGGAATTCAGAGAAGAGCTGtggcaagttttggactgtAAAGCAGTGCCTCCTAAGCTTTTCATAAAGGGGAGATATATTGGGGGAGCAGAGGAGGTTTTGACGCTTCATGAGCAAGGAAAGCTTAAGCCACTCTTCCATGGAGTCCCGATCGATCGGTCTATTGGCCCGTGTGAAGCTTGTGATGGAGTTCGATTTGTGGTTTGTTTCAAATGCAGTGGCAGCTGCAAAGTGATTGGCCAAGAGGGCCAGTCAGACAAGTGCTCAGTGTGCAATGAAAATGGGTTGATTATATGTCCCTTGTGTTGCTAA
- the LOC18781506 gene encoding pentatricopeptide repeat-containing protein At5g04780 — protein MKTLRRNKEGIYNTAQNYHRKFSAITRVVRTDRPRPQECLVLVEARDTNTPLLHQILQSCARTGAPMEGKACHGQIIRVGLQADTLTSNMLINMYSKCSLVDCAGKVFDEMPERSLVSWNTMIGSLTQSGEEEKALGLFLQMRREANHFSEFTVSSVLCACAAKCAVFECKQLHALAVKLAMNLNVYVGTALLDVYAKSGLIKDASSVFASLPERSEVTWSSMVAGYVQNELYEEALMFFRRAKMIGLKQNQFTISSAICACAGLAALIEGKQVHAVLCKTGFGLNKFIVSSLIDMYAKCGSIKEAYHVFRDMDETNTVLWNTMISGFARHACSLEVMILFEKMQQMGMFPSEVTHVSVLTACSHMGLVESARKYFNLMITEHNVSPNVVHYSCMVDLFGRSGLLLEAYNLIEEMPFDATASMWGSLLASCRIYGKLHLAEVAAKHLSEIEPNNAGNHILLSNIYAANKKWDEVARIRKLLKESELKKERGKSWIEIKDKVHSFMVGERKHARIAEIYSKLDCLIEELKIMGYKAETEHDLHYVGENRKHELLRHHSEKLALTLGLMCLPSNASIRIMKNLRICGDCHSFMKFASSCTGKEIIVRDTNRFHHFKNGCCSCREFW, from the coding sequence ATGAAAACCTTGAGAAGAAACAAGGAGGGAATCTATAACACTGCTCAAAACTATCACAGAAAGTTCTCAGCCATCACCAGGGTCGTTAGAACTGACAGACCCAGACCCCAAGAATGCCTTGTTTTGGTGGAGGCAAGGGACACTAATACTCCACTTCTGCATCAAATCTTGCAAAGCTGTGCAAGAACAGGTGCACCCATGGAAGGTAAGGCCTGCCATGGACAGATCATACGTGTTGGATTGCAAGCAGACACTTTAACATCTAACATGCTCATCAACATGTATTCTAAATGCAGTTTAGTTGATTGTGCTGGCAAAGTTTTTGATGAAATGCCTGAAAGAAGCTTAGTTTCATGGAACACGATGATTGGGTCACTTACCCAGAGTGGGGAGGAAGAGAAAGCTCTTGGTCTTTTCTTGCAGATGCGAAGAGAAGCGAACCATTTTAGTGAATTCACTGTTTCGAGTGTTCTTTGTGCTTGTGCTGCGAAATGTGCTGTTTTTGAGTGTAAACAACTGCACGCTCTTGCTGTTAAGTTAGCAATGAATTTAAATGTCTATGTGGGAACTGCATTGCTTGACGTTTATGCAAAGTCTGGTTTGATAAAGGATGCAAGCAGTGTGTTTGCGTCTCTGCCAGAGAGGAGTGAGGTTACTTGGAGTTCGATGGTAGCCGGGTATGTTCAAAATGAGCTTTATGAGGAGGCTTTGATGTTCTTCCGTAGAGCTAAAATGATTGGGTTAAAACAGAACCAGTTTACAATTTCTTCTGCTATTTGTGCTTGTGCAGGTCTGGCAGCTCTTATTGAAGGGAAGCAGGTGCATGCCGTGTTATGTAAAACTGGATTTGGTTTGAATAAATTTATTGTTTCCTCTCTTATAGACATGTATGCAAAATGTGGTAGCATTAAAGAAGCTTACCATGTGTTTCGAGATATGGACGAGACAAACACTGTGTTATGGAATACCATGATTTCTGGGTTTGCTAGACATGCTTGCTCCCTAGAGGTGATGATCTTATTTGAGAAAATGCAGCAGATGGGTATGTTCCCAAGTGAAGTAACGCATGTTTCTGTATTAACTGCTTGTAGTCATATGGGATTGGTTGAAAGTGCAAGGAAATACTTCAACCTCATGATAACAGAACACAATGTGTCACCTAATGTTGTTCACTATTCATGCATGGTTGATCTTTTTGGTCGTTCAGGGTTGTTGCTTGAAGCCTATAATTTGATAGAGGAAATGCCATTTGATGCTACTGCTTCCATGTGGGGTTCACTGTTGGCTTCTTGTAGGATCTATGGAAAACTTCACTTGGCTGAGGTAGCAGCTAAGCATTTGTCTGAGATAGAACCTAATAATGCCGGAAACCATATTCTGCTGTCAAACATTTATGCAGCAAATAAGAAATGGGATGAAGTTGCAAGAATAAGGAAACTTCTTAAAGAAAGTGAGTTGAAGAAGGAGAGAGGGAAGAGTTGGATCGAAATCAAGGACAAAGTTCACTCATTTATGGTTGGAGAGAGAAAGCATGCTAGAATTGCTGAGATATACTCAAAATTGGATTGTTTGATCGAAGAGTTGAAGATTATGGGCTATAAGGCTGAGACTGAACATGACCTTCATTATGTGGGAGAGAACAGAAAACATGAACTGTTGAGGCACCATAGCGAGAAACTTGCTCTTACTTTGGGGCTGATGTGCTTACCT
- the LOC18779581 gene encoding U-box domain-containing protein 52: MGRGTAETKAADEAVALAIDKDKGSQHAIKWAVDHLLTKGQHLTLLHVKHTLPNHEGEEGENVYKKPVDAETKELFLPFRSFCKKKLIKCHEVVVEAVDIPKALINYVISNSIEILVLGAPSRHSFFRSFKVTDVPSCVIKGLPNFCTLYVIGKGKISYVQTATIPPPKKARNQIHKQSSKVSESNGTQSMHKQQPRGRASMNNSYDLSPESTDISFVSSGRPSIDRMFPSLTTPQKSISPEFDNRSSTTSYSRHQFIDKSSSPQDFSSSSMESGKSWSSSHNMDEVEAEMWRLKLELKQTMDVYKMACREAVTLNHEAQELDQWKSEGEHRLNEAHITEEAAFALIKKEREKCKAAMEAAEAAQRIAELEAHKRRNAEMKALKEAEERNQATEARAYNLRYRKYTIEEIEAGTNKFSHTDKIGEGGYGPVYRGELDHTQVAVKILRPGAAQGHSQFQQEVEVLSCIRHPNMVLLLGACPEYGCLVYEYMANGSLEDRLFQRGNTPVIPWQLRFRISAEIATGLLFLHQSKPEPLVHRDLKPGNILLDHNYVSKISDVGLARLVPPSVADSVTQYRMTSTAGTFCYIDPEYQQTGMLGTKSDIYSLGVMLLQIITAKPPMGLAHHVELAIELGTFAEMLDPAVPDWPIEEALSFAKLSLQCTEMRRKDRPDLAKIVLPELNRLRALAEDSMHYNMLGGCGGGVYLPRQGSISRKQDVLSDMHLPRSGYNSSRSHSSTSS; this comes from the exons ATGGGAAGAGGGACAGCAGAAACTAAAGCAGCAGATGAGGCGGTGGCATTGGCAATAGACAAGGACAAAGGAAGTCAGCATGCTATCAAATGGGCTGTTGATCATCTTCTCACCAAGGGCCAACATCTCACCCTCCTCCATGTCAAACATACCCTTCCCAATCATg AGGGGGAGGAAGGGGAAAATGTATACAAAAAACCGGTTGATGCTGAAACCAAAGAGCTGTTTCTTCCCTTCCGTTCCTTTTGCAAGAAAAAGTTG ATAAAGTGCCATGAAGTCGTAGTTGAGGCTGTCGATATACCGAAAGCCCTCATCAACTATGTTATCTCtaattcaattgagattttgGTACTTGGTGCACCATCAAGACATAGTTTTTTCag ATCCTTCAAAGTAACAGATGTTCCCAGTTGTGTGATAAAAGGGCTACCGAATTTTTGCACTCTGTATGTCATTGGCAAAGGCAAGATCTCCTATGTGCAAACAGCTACCATTCCACCACCCAAAAAAGCTcgtaaccaaattcataaacaaTCCAGCAAAGTTTCTGAATCAAATGGTACGCAATCCATGCATAAACAGCAACCAAGAG GACGAGCTTCAATGAACAACTCATATGACCTTTCGCCAGAGAGTACCGATATATCGTTTGTGAGCAGTGGAAGGCCAAGTATTGATCGCATGTTCCCTTCGTTAACAACCCCTCAAAAATCGATTAGTCCAGAATTTGACAACCGAAGCTCTACGACATCTTACTCAAGACACCAGTTTATTGACAAGAGCTCTTCCCCACAAGACTTCTCATCATCCTCAATGGAAAGTGGAAAATCATGGTCATCATCACACAACATG GATGAAGTGGAAGCCGAGATGTGGAGGCTCAAGCTAGAGCTCAAGCAAACAATGGACGTGTATAAAATGGCCTGCAGGGAGGCGGTCACGTTAAATCATGAG GCACAGGAACTTGACCAATGGAAATCGGAGGGGGAACATAGATTAAATGAGGCACACATAACAGAGGAAGCTGCATTTGCACTAAtaaagaaggagagagagaaatgtaaGGCAGCCATGGAGGCGGCAGAAGCAGCTCAAAGGATTGCTGAATTGGAAGCACATAAAAGGAGGAACGCAGAAATGAAAGCCCTTAAAGAAGCAGAAGAGAGGAACCAGGCAACAGAAGCAAGGGCATATAATCTAAGGTACAGGAAATACACAATTGAGGAGATTGAAGCAggaacaaataaattttcacACACTGACAAGATCGGAGAAGGAGGCTATGGTCCAGTATACAGGGGTGAACTGGATCACACACAAGTGGCAGTCAAAATTCTACGTCCAGGTGCAGCGCAAGGACATTCGCAGTTCCAACAAGAG GTTGAAGTATTGAGCTGCATACGACATCCGAACATGGTTCTCCTTCTTGGAGCCTGCCCAGAGTATGGCTGTCTGGTCTATGAGTACATGGCTAATGGGAGCTTAGAAGACCGTCTCTTCCAGCGAGGTAACACCCCAGTTATTCCTTGGCAGCTAAGGTTCCGAATCTCTGCAGAAATTGCCACTGGGCTTTTGTTCCTTCACCAGTCCAAGCCAGAGCCACTTGTACACCGTGACCTAAAACCCGGCAACATTTTGCTAGACCATAACTATGTTAGCAAGATTAGTGATGTAGGTCTGGCCAGGCTTGTTCCTCCATCAGTAGCCGACTCTGTCACTCAATATCGAATGACGTCAACAGCTGGAACATTCTGTTATATCGACCCAGAGTATCAGCAAACCGGCATGCTTGGAACAAAATCTGATATCTACTCGCTTGGGGTCATGCTTCTACAAATAATAACTGCCAAACCGCCGATGGGTTTGGCTCATCATGTTGAGCTGGCTATTGAGCTAGGGACCTTTGCTGAGATGCTTGACCCTGCTGTTCCTGACTGGCCAATTGAGGAAGCCTTGAGCTTTGCCAAGTTATCTTTACAGTGTACTGAAATGAGGCGAAAAGACAGACCTGATCTTGCCAAGATTGTGCTACCTGAGCTTAACAGATTGAGAGCACTCGCTGAAGATAGCATGCATTACAACATGcttggtggttgtggtggtggagTATACTTACCAAGACAAGGCTCAATTTCCAGAAAACAG GATGTGCTGAGTGACATGCATCTACCAAGATCTGGATATAATAGTTCAAGGAGCCATTCAAGCACATCATCTTAG